In bacterium, the DNA window CAACGCCTGGTGCATGCCCGGCGGCAAGGTCGCCTTCTACACCGGCATCCTGCCCGTCTGCCGCGACGACGCCGGCGTGGCCGTGGTCATGGGGCACGAGGTGGCCCACGCCATCGCCAAGCACGGCAGCGAGCGCATGAGCCACCAGATGGCCATGCAGATGGGCGGCGTGGCGCTCAACGAGGCGGTCAAGAACCAGCCCGAGGAGACCAAGGCCATCTACATGTCGGCCTTCGCCGTGGGCGCCCAGTACGGCGCCATGCTGCCCTACAGCCGCAAGCACGAGTCCGAGGCCGACCACATGGGCCTGATCTTCATGGCCATGGCCGGCTACGACCCGCGCCAGGCGCCGAAGTTCTGGGAGCGGATGGCGGCGGGCGGCGGCGGCGCGCCGCCGGAGTTCATGAGCACCCACCCCTCGGACGAGACGCGGGTGCGCCAGCTCAACGAGCACATGGCCGAGGCCCTGAAGTACTACAAGCCCTGACCGGAAGGGACACGATCCGGCCCAAGGGGCGCAGCCGTCAGCGGTTGCGCCCCTTCGCGATGCCGTCGAGCAGGTTCACGAGCGTGCGCAGGCTGCGCGCCGTGCGCGTGCCGTACCACGACAGCAGCTTGCCGTCGAGGAGCACAGCCTGGCGCCGCGAGGCCACCACGTCAGCGGCGGCCAGCGACCAGCTGTCGTGGTGGGTGAACGGGAAGGGTTCGTCGGGCAGGAGCACCAGGTCGGGGGCGAGGACGGCCAGGCTCTCGAGGGTGAGGGCGGGGTAGCCCTTGCGGTCGCCGCACACGTTGCGCAGGCCCAGCTCGCCGAGCATGGCGTTGATGTGGTTGCCGCCGCCCACGGCCATCCAGGGCTTCTTCCAGATGAGCACGGCCACGCCCGGCG includes these proteins:
- a CDS encoding M48 family metallopeptidase; the encoded protein is NAWCMPGGKVAFYTGILPVCRDDAGVAVVMGHEVAHAIAKHGSERMSHQMAMQMGGVALNEAVKNQPEETKAIYMSAFAVGAQYGAMLPYSRKHESEADHMGLIFMAMAGYDPRQAPKFWERMAAGGGGAPPEFMSTHPSDETRVRQLNEHMAEALKYYKP